In Kitasatospora viridis, the DNA window GGGCGATCAGGACGTGGCCGTCGGCACCGTGGTCTCCGGCCGCGACCGGGCCGAGACCCGCGACCTGATCGGATTCTTCGTCAACACCCTGGTGCTGCGCGCCCAGGCCGACCCCGCCCAGGCCTTCCCGGACTTCCTGGACCTGGTCCGGCACACCGTGCTCGACGCCCTCGCCGCCCAGGACGTGCCGTTCGAGCGGGTGGTCGACGAGCTCCAGCCGGTCCGCAACCCCGGCCGCACCCCGCTCTTCCAGGTCATGGTGGTGCTGCAGAACACCCCGGCCGCCGGGCTCGACCTGCCCGGCCTCACCGTCGCCGACCTGGAACCCGAGCTCCAGCACTCGGCCTTCGACCTCACCCTGGAGTTCGCCGAGACCGACACCGGCGCCCTGCACGGCCTGCTCACCTACAGCACCGACCTGTTCGAGGCGGCCACCGCCGAACGGATGGCCGCCCAGCTCGCCGCCCTGCTCACCGCGCTGGCCGAGGACCCGGACCGGCGCCTCGGCGAGCTGCCGCTCGCCCGCGACCAGGAGCTCAAGGCACTGCTGGAGCAGTCCGCCGGCACCGCCCGGCCGGTCCGCGAGGCCACCCTGGCCGAGCTGTTCGAACGCCAGGCCGCCCGCACCCCGGACGCGCCCGCCCTCTCCGAAGGCCCCGTCAGCTACGCCGAACTCGACCGCGCCGCCAACCGGCTGGCCCACCGGCTGATCGAGCGGGGCGTCGGCCCCGAGACCCTGGTCGCCCTGGTGCTGCCGCGCGGCGCGGCCGCAGTGCTCGCCCAACTGGCCGTCAGCAAGGCCGGCGGCGCCTTCCTCCCCGTCGACCCGGACTACCCCGAGGAGCGCCGCGCCTTCCTGCTGCGCGACTCCGCCGCCGCAGTGGTGCTGGACGACCCCGAAGCCCTGTGGACCGCCGACGGCCCCGACACCGCACCCGCCGCGCCCCGCGACACCGGCCACCCCGCCTACGTGATCTACACCTCGGGCTCCACCGGCACCCCCAAGGGCGTCGTGGTCACCCACCGCGGCCTGGCCGCCTTCGCCGCGGCCGCCGCCGAGCAGTACGCGGCCCTGCCGGGCGACCGGGTGCTCCAGTTCGCCTCGCCCAGCTTCGACGCCTCGGTACTGGAGCTGTGCACGGCGCTGCTCACCGGCGCCACCCTGGTCACCGGCGAGCCCGGCCCGCTGGTCGGCGAACGGCTGGCCGAGGCACTGGCCGAACGGCGGATCACCCACGCGCTGATCCCGCCCGCCGTGCTGGCCACCGCGCCGGCCGGCACCGCCGCCGCACTGCCCGACCTGCGCACCCTGATCGTCGGCGCCGAGGCCTGCCCAGCCGACCTGGTGGAGCAGTGGGCACCGGGCCGACGGATGATCAACTCCTACGGCCCGACCGAGGCCACCGTCGTCGCCAGCTGGACCGGCCCGCTCACCCCCGCACCCGCCGCGCCGCCGATCGGCCGGCCCGCCGCCGCCACCCGGGTGCACCTGCTGGACCGGGCCCTGCGGCCGGTGCCCGCCGGCGTGGTCGGCGAGCTCTACCTCGGCGGCCCGGGCCTGGCCCGCGGCTACCTGGCCCGCCCCGGCCTGACCGCCCAGCGCTTCGTCGCCGACCCGCACGGCGCCCCCGGGGACCGGCTCTACCGCACCGGCGACCTGGCCCGCCGCGACGCCGACGGCCAACTGCGCTACGCCGGCCGCGCCGACGACCAGATCAAACTGCGCGGCTTCCGGATCGAACCCGGCGAGATCGAAGCCGCGTTGCGCCGCGCCCCGCAGGTCGCCGACGCCGCCGTGGCCGTGCGCGGCGAACCCGCCCGCCTGGTCGGCTACCTGGTCCCCGCGGGCGACCTGGACACCGCCGCACTGCGCAGCCGGCTGACCGGCGAACTGCCCCCGCACCTGGTCCCCGCCGTCCTCGTCCCACTGGCGGCACTGCCGCTCACCCCCAACGGCAAGACCGACCGCCGGGCCCTGCCCGACCCCGACCCCGCCGCCCTGGCCACCGGACCCGTCACCGAGCCCCGCACCGACACCGAACGCCGGATCGCCGCGATCTGGGCCGACGTGCTCGGCGTGCCCGTGGTCGGCGCGCACGACAACTTCTTCCACCTCGGCGGCGACTCGGTGCTCAGCATGCAGGTGGTCTCCCGGCTGCGCCGGGACGGCCTGCACCTGACCACCCGTGACCTGTTCACCCATCAGACCGTCGCCGAACTGGCCGGCGTGATCCGGGTGCTGCCGCGCACCGGCGACAGCGGTCCGGTCACCGGCGAACTGCCGCTCACCCCCATCCAGCACTGGTTCCTGACCACCCCCAGGGCCAGCCACCGGCAGTTCAACCAGTCCGCCCTGCTGCGCCTGGCCACCGCCCCCGACCCGGCCGCCCTGCACGCCGCGCTCGACGCCCTGCTCGAACACCACGACGCGCTGCGCCTGCGCTTCACCCAGGAGCCCGACGGCTGGCGCCAGTTCAACCCGCCGCCGGCCCCCGGTGACCAGGTGCTCACCGGACACGACCTGACCGGACTCACCCCGCCGCAGGCCGACGCCGAACTGGAGCGGGTCGCCGACCGGCTGCACCGAGGCTTCGACCTCGCGCACGGCCCGCTGCTGCGCGCCGCGCTCTTCACCGGCCACCCCGACGGCCACCCGCTGCTGCTCCTGGTCGCCCACCACCTCGCGGTGGACGCCGTCTCCTGGCGGATCCTCAGCGACGACCTGGAGACCGCCTACCAGCAGGCCCGGCGCGGCGAACCGGTCGCCCTCGGCGAGCGCACCACCTCCTTCCGGGACTGGGCCCGCCGGCTCGCCGACCACGTCCGCGAGGGCGGCCTGGACCACGAACTGCCGCACTGGGAACGGCTGGCCGCCGAGCCCGGCCCGACCGGCCCGACCGCCCGGACTGTCCCGGCGGCGGCCGGCCCGGCCGCCGCGCTCACCGTCGAGCTGGACCGCGAGCACACCGCCGCCCTGCTGCGCGCCGCCCCGGCCGCCTACCGGACCAGGGTCAACGACGTGCTGCTCGCCGCCCTCGCGCTCGCCCTGGCCCGCCGCGACGGCGGCGACGGGCGGATCCGGCTCGACCTGGAGGGCCACGGCCGGGAGGAACTGCTCGACGGCGTCGACCTGACCCGCACCGTCGGCTGGTTCACCACCGTCCAGCCGGTCGAGCTGACCGTCGAGGACCCCGGGCAGGTGGACGGCGAGCGGGACTGGCGGGCCCTGGTGAAATCGGTCCGCCGCCAGCTGCGCGCCGTGCCCGGCAACGGGATCGGCTTCGGCGCGCTGCGCACCTTCGGCCCGCCCGAGGTGCGCGAGCGGCTCGGCGCGCTCGGCCAGGCCGAGCTGGTCTTCAACTACCTGGGCCAGTGGGACGCCCGCCCGCAGCACGCCGGCCCGGCGCCCGACGCCGACCGGCCGGCCGCCGCCACCGGCCTGGTGCTGGCCGAGCTCGGCTCGGTCGGCGAGCACCACGACCCCCGCGACCCCGGATCGCACCCCCTGGAGGTGGTCGGCGCCGTGCAGGACGGCCGGCTCGCCTTCACCTGGCACCACCGCACCGACAGCCACCACCCGGCCGACGTGGCGCGGCTCGCCGAGGACTTCGCCTCGGCCCTGCGCCGGATCGCCGACCACGCCCGGCACAGCCGCTGACCACTCGTGAGGAGAGCCGCCATGGACGACCAGGACACCGCCCGCTACCAGGTGCTGCGCAACGACGAGGACCAGTACTCGCTCTGGCCCGCCGACCTGGAGGTGCCCGCCGGCTGGCAGCCGGTCGGCAAGGAGGGCACCGAGGCCGAGTGCTCCGCCCACGTGGACGAGGTCTGGACCGACATGCGCCCGCGCAGCCTGCGCGAGCGGATGTCCGGCCAGGCCTGAACCACCGTCAGCAGCACTGGAGGAGAACCGAAGTGACACCCGAGCTGAGAACCGACCGCCTGGAGTTCCGGCCCTACCGGCCGCAGGACGAGGACGCCTTCGTCGGCCTGCTCCGCGACGAGCAGGTGTGCCGCTGGATGGGCCAGGACCTGGTGCCCGAGCCCGACCTGCGCACGCTGTTCCGCGCCATCCTCGGCGAGGTCTACCCCCGTGCGCTCTTCGACGTCTGGGGGCTGTGGCACCAGGGCGAGTACGCCGGCCACGCCGAGATCAAACCCACCGGCAACGTGCCCGGCCACGAGATGATCACCGCGCTCGCCCCCGCCTTCTGGCGGCACGGCCTGGGCAGCGAGGCGGTGCGCGGGCTGATCCGCTACGCCGGCGACACCCTCGGCCTCACCGAGGCCTACGGCCTGGTGGGCGCCGGGAACACGGCCAGCCTGGCGCTGTGCCGCCGGATCGGCTTCCGCGAACTGCACGACCTGACCGACGAGGACGGCACGGTGACCAAGGTGGTGGTGATCTCCACCGGCGCCACCGGCAGCGCCGGCGTCAGCGACTGAGCGGCGCGTTCGCGGGCTGCACCGCGTGCCAGTGCAGGGCGATGCCGCACACGTCACCCTGCTGCTGGTCGCCCGTGTACGTGTACAGCGGCGATCCGTCGTAGGCCAGCTGCTGCGAGCCGTCCGGCCGGGTGACCACGGTGAGCATGCCGGCGAGCCCGGTCGGCAGCCGCAGCGCCGCGCCCTC includes these proteins:
- a CDS encoding GNAT family N-acetyltransferase → MTPELRTDRLEFRPYRPQDEDAFVGLLRDEQVCRWMGQDLVPEPDLRTLFRAILGEVYPRALFDVWGLWHQGEYAGHAEIKPTGNVPGHEMITALAPAFWRHGLGSEAVRGLIRYAGDTLGLTEAYGLVGAGNTASLALCRRIGFRELHDLTDEDGTVTKVVVISTGATGSAGVSD
- a CDS encoding MbtH family protein — its product is MDDQDTARYQVLRNDEDQYSLWPADLEVPAGWQPVGKEGTEAECSAHVDEVWTDMRPRSLRERMSGQA